From one Enterobacter kobei genomic stretch:
- the dpdF gene encoding protein DpdF, with protein sequence MTEQWSRLQFALTTYFTDDVTFKEGIENPFFLRLINIIIDPTAGLNDIFAGYADALRTAQVSGIEDPWLPSPPTLTETPDPLWGLEKSAVGQTLSLAAEADLTSTQATYQRRTRRNLLQPEMDPALKNLLVDTPHTHYRGFGQQAAIRTLLTSDVNSTLVVNLPTSCGKSLITQIQAISAPFSSLTLVIVPTVALAIEQADFMRDMLRQAEQDHGGTYAWVGGQDHTTRQTLKERLKKGSQRVLFCSPEAAKSSLVPVLFDLANNNLIGAVVIDEAHLIDQWGAEFRPDFQLIAPLIRSLKAQPGCRFRTLLLSATWSQNTRDVIIEQFRSDDSELIEITANFLRPEPEYFVHAEPNPGAHQQRVEQLLMTLPRPLILYCTTKEEAENWHLRLQEQHYQRVGLFHGDTETLVRKKLISQWASDQLDIMIATSAFGVGMNKSNVRTVIHAAIPENIDRYYQECGRAGRDGKACQAHLVWHSAQMETAESLSVEKLISIQKGYQRWMAMFKRYQPSDIASYSISLDTKPDHIDYQGDRNQA encoded by the coding sequence ATGACGGAACAATGGTCACGTCTGCAGTTTGCGTTAACCACCTATTTTACCGATGACGTTACCTTCAAAGAGGGGATTGAAAATCCCTTCTTCCTGCGGTTAATAAACATCATTATCGACCCTACTGCGGGCCTGAATGATATTTTTGCCGGCTATGCCGATGCCCTTCGCACTGCACAGGTGAGCGGCATCGAAGATCCCTGGCTGCCTTCTCCACCGACGCTGACGGAGACCCCAGACCCACTTTGGGGGCTGGAAAAATCCGCCGTGGGGCAGACACTGTCACTCGCTGCTGAAGCGGACCTGACGAGCACCCAGGCTACTTACCAGCGCCGAACCCGACGCAACTTATTGCAACCGGAAATGGATCCGGCGCTAAAGAACCTGCTGGTCGACACGCCCCATACTCACTACCGTGGCTTTGGACAGCAGGCGGCAATCCGCACGCTGCTCACCTCCGACGTCAACAGCACTCTGGTGGTGAATCTCCCCACCAGCTGCGGCAAGAGTCTTATCACGCAAATCCAGGCTATCAGTGCGCCGTTCAGTTCGTTAACGCTAGTGATTGTCCCAACGGTCGCCCTTGCAATTGAACAAGCGGATTTTATGCGGGACATGCTGCGTCAGGCTGAGCAGGATCACGGAGGAACCTATGCTTGGGTTGGCGGTCAGGATCACACAACGCGCCAGACGCTGAAAGAGCGGTTGAAAAAAGGCTCACAGCGCGTCCTGTTTTGTTCGCCCGAGGCGGCAAAATCGTCGCTGGTTCCGGTACTGTTTGACCTTGCGAACAATAACCTGATTGGTGCCGTCGTCATCGACGAAGCCCATCTTATAGACCAGTGGGGCGCTGAATTCCGTCCTGATTTTCAGCTGATTGCGCCGCTGATTCGTTCATTAAAAGCACAGCCCGGATGCCGTTTTCGCACCCTGCTACTCTCCGCCACCTGGAGCCAGAATACCCGTGATGTGATTATTGAGCAGTTCCGCTCAGATGACAGCGAACTGATCGAGATTACAGCGAACTTCCTCCGCCCCGAGCCCGAATACTTCGTGCATGCTGAGCCCAACCCTGGTGCGCATCAGCAGCGCGTGGAGCAGTTGCTGATGACGCTCCCACGCCCGCTCATCCTCTATTGCACCACGAAGGAAGAAGCGGAAAATTGGCATCTCCGACTTCAGGAACAGCATTACCAGCGAGTTGGCTTGTTCCATGGCGACACGGAAACCCTGGTACGCAAAAAACTGATTTCACAATGGGCAAGCGACCAGCTGGATATAATGATTGCCACCTCGGCGTTTGGCGTAGGAATGAATAAAAGCAACGTCCGTACGGTCATTCATGCCGCCATTCCTGAAAATATCGATCGCTATTATCAGGAATGTGGACGGGCCGGGCGTGATGGCAAAGCCTGTCAGGCACATCTGGTCTGGCATAGTGCGCAAATGGAGACGGCAGAAAGCCTCTCGGTTGAAAAACTTATCAGCATCCAAAAAGGCTACCAGCGTTGGATGGCCATGTTTAAGCGGTACCAGCCCAGCGACATCGCCAGTTATAGCATCTCACTGGATACTAAACCCGATCATATCGACTATCAGGGCGATCGAAATCAAGCCTAG
- the dpdE gene encoding protein DpdE, producing the protein MMSILPIGSLVVSERFDGIGKVVSIDFEANNAAVAFFESPAHPYTRQVAMSLEELTPTLPHEEAVIYCLEPQSQRWARARFGGSRPNGEFLVIFREDDATTLPIDKIFIVNKAPDKPINPAHFLAYQANDAPFFFPRRHSFIKTYIQQRASCRGLASISSSAVELEPHQLAVVRRVLQDKTPKYILADEVGLGKTIEAGMVIREHALEEAGHVSMLITVPGQLVSQWREELGERFQLKQLLVDVSTMVSLLKQDGAAQGIVICSYSEACLLLSRGFSPSLMTIDEVHQIADWPWSTDEDQRDDFKLMSQACHKAHYALLLTGTPLHGHERNFLSMLHCINPEAFQIDENHLNAFTKLVKNRESLGGVFSSLVPSVSNISLRRNLDEVLVQFPDDRQLATLCQELFPLIGRFSQPTPEREAGIKAIRLHLGEHYRIHHRLLRNRRQVALSQDESKNLNLDPLFPGLNGVRESHWQTEGLTLDELLEEYRAMAVLPQNQHWSLKEASYIAWIDDLFSSPICVLQRAKAILTESTGLPKDEQALLEHIVSTAKNEQQAIDNMLVASLNDWLNQFPDGKAIVFCDRPELAQHLSVKMSILLDYPIERYQPGQPLQFTQAQTPVRVLLCDRSGEDGLNLHGGRRLAVHYGLPRSCSRIEQRLGRLNRYSANLRGIKPVQSLILKNHVTDSLRNQWADILVNSIGVFNNTIASLQFVLDDYIGDAWNRLFLEGPQVLENLAAEFPGENGVLVREANKINMQEKLLAMDEEVSQAALFAQQLSNDDLIAAEQCKALTPWISQGLRFRSSGNAKEGMRFSFELAERSSGTLVDFKTFLTTCMLSFDKEGGNPPSTHLMSAERIPAIDGTTVYPLRYGQPFVDAIWQLLNQDARGSSVAMLRMINAELNEPRYFFQMSWLITGCDPLSPYATLRQCDELVPPRIVEEWVAADGSQVTNPQLLGMLNSEYSKTPSATKSYVDLNLRASRWQEIEELISADAWKEQVEQVYEKARQKQQELAQANAYIQLMSVKAIILCSSNILSGVA; encoded by the coding sequence ATGATGAGCATATTGCCTATAGGGTCACTGGTTGTTTCTGAGCGGTTTGACGGCATCGGTAAAGTCGTCAGCATTGATTTTGAGGCAAACAATGCAGCAGTTGCATTTTTTGAGTCACCCGCACACCCCTATACACGTCAAGTTGCAATGAGCCTTGAGGAGTTGACGCCAACGCTCCCCCATGAAGAAGCTGTGATTTACTGTCTTGAACCGCAAAGCCAGCGGTGGGCACGTGCCCGCTTTGGCGGTTCCCGTCCCAATGGCGAGTTTTTAGTAATTTTTCGAGAAGATGACGCAACTACGCTACCTATCGATAAGATCTTCATAGTAAACAAAGCGCCCGATAAACCTATAAACCCAGCACATTTTCTGGCTTACCAGGCCAATGACGCCCCCTTCTTCTTTCCTCGCCGACACTCCTTCATCAAAACTTACATCCAGCAACGCGCTTCCTGCAGGGGTCTGGCCTCTATTTCCAGCAGCGCTGTCGAACTTGAACCGCATCAGTTGGCCGTGGTACGGCGAGTTTTACAGGATAAAACGCCGAAATACATTCTGGCGGATGAAGTGGGCCTTGGAAAAACCATTGAAGCAGGTATGGTTATTCGTGAACATGCTCTGGAAGAAGCTGGGCATGTCAGTATGCTTATTACCGTGCCTGGGCAACTCGTCAGCCAGTGGCGGGAAGAATTAGGCGAACGTTTTCAACTAAAACAGTTGCTTGTGGATGTCTCGACGATGGTCTCCTTGTTAAAGCAAGATGGTGCTGCACAAGGTATTGTTATTTGTAGTTATTCTGAGGCCTGTCTTCTGCTGAGCAGGGGGTTCTCACCTTCCCTGATGACGATCGATGAAGTCCACCAAATTGCCGATTGGCCATGGTCTACGGACGAAGACCAGCGTGATGATTTCAAATTGATGTCCCAAGCATGCCATAAAGCACATTACGCATTGCTTCTCACCGGTACGCCACTGCATGGTCATGAGCGCAACTTCCTGTCTATGCTGCACTGTATCAACCCGGAAGCTTTCCAGATTGATGAAAACCATCTCAATGCATTCACCAAACTAGTGAAAAACCGTGAAAGCCTTGGCGGTGTTTTCTCTTCTTTAGTTCCATCAGTGTCTAATATTAGTCTTCGCCGTAACCTTGATGAGGTTCTGGTGCAATTCCCCGACGATCGTCAGTTGGCAACGCTATGCCAAGAATTGTTTCCGCTGATCGGGCGATTTTCTCAGCCAACACCTGAACGTGAAGCGGGTATTAAAGCGATACGACTACATCTTGGCGAGCATTACCGCATTCACCACCGTCTGCTGAGAAATCGCCGTCAGGTTGCACTGAGTCAGGATGAAAGCAAAAACCTGAATCTGGATCCTCTCTTCCCTGGCCTGAACGGCGTGAGGGAATCTCACTGGCAAACCGAAGGACTAACCCTGGATGAGTTGCTGGAAGAGTATCGCGCTATGGCCGTACTACCGCAAAACCAGCATTGGTCGTTAAAAGAAGCGAGCTACATCGCCTGGATTGACGATCTCTTTTCCAGTCCGATTTGTGTTCTGCAGCGGGCAAAAGCCATTCTCACAGAGTCAACGGGACTGCCCAAGGATGAGCAAGCCTTACTGGAACATATCGTCTCGACGGCTAAAAATGAGCAACAAGCTATCGACAATATGCTGGTCGCATCGCTTAATGATTGGTTAAATCAATTTCCAGATGGCAAAGCGATTGTCTTCTGCGATCGTCCTGAACTAGCACAGCACCTGTCAGTCAAGATGAGCATTCTGCTGGACTACCCGATAGAACGCTATCAGCCCGGCCAACCACTACAGTTCACTCAGGCACAAACCCCCGTTCGGGTTCTATTGTGCGATAGAAGCGGCGAGGATGGGCTGAATCTCCACGGAGGACGTCGTCTGGCCGTTCATTATGGTTTGCCGCGATCCTGCAGTCGGATTGAGCAACGTCTGGGCCGTCTCAACCGCTACAGCGCCAACCTGCGTGGTATCAAACCGGTTCAAAGCCTGATACTAAAAAACCATGTGACCGATAGCTTACGCAATCAGTGGGCCGACATTCTGGTGAACAGCATTGGCGTATTTAACAATACCATCGCCAGCCTGCAGTTCGTACTGGATGACTATATCGGTGATGCCTGGAACAGACTGTTCCTCGAAGGCCCACAAGTGCTGGAAAACCTTGCGGCAGAATTCCCTGGTGAAAATGGCGTCTTGGTCAGAGAGGCCAACAAAATCAACATGCAGGAAAAATTGCTGGCGATGGATGAAGAAGTCTCGCAAGCGGCACTTTTCGCTCAACAGTTAAGTAATGACGATCTCATTGCAGCAGAACAGTGTAAAGCGCTAACGCCATGGATCTCTCAAGGATTGCGTTTCCGTTCATCAGGAAATGCTAAAGAAGGGATGCGGTTTAGTTTTGAACTAGCTGAACGCAGTTCTGGGACGCTGGTAGATTTTAAAACATTTCTGACGACCTGCATGCTCAGCTTCGACAAAGAGGGAGGCAATCCACCATCTACCCATCTAATGAGTGCAGAACGCATCCCTGCCATTGACGGTACAACAGTTTATCCTTTGCGTTACGGTCAGCCTTTCGTCGATGCGATTTGGCAGTTACTGAATCAGGACGCGCGGGGCAGTTCGGTAGCGATGCTACGTATGATTAACGCGGAACTGAATGAACCTCGCTATTTCTTCCAGATGAGTTGGCTTATTACCGGCTGCGATCCATTAAGCCCTTACGCCACTCTTCGTCAATGCGATGAGCTGGTGCCACCACGCATTGTTGAGGAGTGGGTGGCTGCCGACGGTTCTCAGGTGACAAATCCACAACTGCTTGGAATGCTGAACAGCGAGTACAGCAAGACCCCTTCCGCCACAAAAAGCTATGTGGACCTCAACCTGCGAGCCTCAAGATGGCAAGAGATTGAAGAGCTGATCTCCGCTGATGCGTGGAAAGAACAGGTTGAGCAGGTATATGAAAAAGCGCGGCAAAAACAGCAAGAGTTGGCTCAAGCCAATGCTTATATCCAGCTGATGTCGGTAAAAGCGATCATTCTTTGCAGCAGCAATATTTTATCTGGAGTCGCCTGA
- the dpdG gene encoding protein DpdG, which produces MSIINNANPGSSLVLIPLFDRIVQNAQAPLSPEAVVARYRPNNLPANDNAWGKIRENLVFWCRLGLWPMEEERILPQPNETRPLYQRVLQCTIDACKEKGIAEGKECEPLWRVLTCLMNLQQHSLGGKEPLAPNIITEKLQRWLPTETVNSNTEKLVREYGRYLGFLELAPDQNYYTDPTRAIQCFLPQIFGEQNSLSIKTFMANMAEVMPMMDGGEFRVKVQEIMRERNWSAPEGKNISTSTSLALRRLEIDQKIQLIVGSDDAASLSLQLPNGEIRPVSQISLREAAQ; this is translated from the coding sequence ATGTCAATCATCAATAACGCAAACCCAGGAAGCAGCCTGGTGCTGATCCCCTTATTTGATCGCATTGTACAAAATGCCCAAGCACCGCTTTCTCCGGAAGCGGTTGTGGCTCGCTATCGGCCCAATAACCTGCCCGCTAACGATAACGCTTGGGGAAAAATCAGAGAGAACCTCGTCTTTTGGTGCCGACTGGGACTCTGGCCTATGGAAGAAGAGAGGATCCTGCCGCAGCCCAATGAGACTCGTCCGCTCTATCAGCGCGTGCTGCAATGCACCATTGATGCCTGCAAAGAAAAAGGTATCGCTGAAGGTAAGGAATGTGAACCATTGTGGCGAGTGCTGACCTGTTTGATGAATCTTCAGCAGCACTCATTAGGCGGCAAGGAACCGCTGGCCCCGAATATCATCACTGAAAAACTGCAAAGATGGCTTCCAACCGAAACCGTTAACTCCAATACCGAAAAGCTGGTCAGGGAATATGGACGCTATCTGGGCTTTCTGGAACTAGCGCCGGACCAGAATTACTATACCGATCCAACCCGGGCGATTCAGTGCTTTTTGCCGCAGATTTTTGGCGAACAAAATAGCCTCTCCATTAAAACCTTCATGGCAAATATGGCTGAAGTGATGCCGATGATGGACGGTGGTGAGTTTCGGGTAAAAGTGCAGGAGATCATGAGAGAACGGAACTGGTCTGCACCGGAAGGTAAGAATATCAGCACCAGTACATCACTTGCGCTACGTCGTCTGGAAATCGACCAGAAAATTCAGCTGATCGTTGGGAGTGATGACGCCGCCTCATTATCGCTGCAATTGCCCAATGGTGAAATCCGCCCAGTCAGCCAGATCAGTCTCAGGGAGGCCGCACAATGA
- the dpdH gene encoding protein DpdH, with protein MSIMNYWPSLEHIEQCIRNEAEELQDDVLLAVHEPMVLTRRDVNNNQAVFRDEDLFTQLLTTERAIPLIGRSGMGKSHLVRWLDCRLKSHLHAKGELAKWEIVRIPKNASLRQVLLLILKNLHGDFFDDVRKSVDDVAEQHSAKDLADLMLTMMSHQLESMYNEAMKLGQEYESQGKEIPTEIGNRLDAINEEVSNGIGKLITDPKFKEDILQPGHCIYRRASRMSDGLKDGDEDHDNYELVPDDLFFQKNIDDLSSPAREYIRHSRIDEEGNERARIQAVSVLNEAMHAALKSLFAKLFTFNGGNFQELFQQIRSELLAQDRRLVILVEDMAAISAIEDVLIDSLIQEGMRDGVKTLCPVHSVIAVTDNYPGYKRRQETLMTRAGYEWSIESTDRDNNEERIVSLCGRYLNAARHGASALKQSRAEGLADWPPIWNDDGAPGWLADFGTTDKQQVPLFPFNRNAIRALANKNCRDSSGQLAFNPRIVINRILLDILRDCRVEAEHGAFPPPNFAGIITDPEIQHKINQLTTSRTSSAASLAALWGYGSHSWEEICQQLPSGVAEAFGLSELADKISANKGKNIDKNKDKDKDKDKDKDKDKDKDKDKDKDKDKDKDKDKDKDKDKDIFPPPPPPPAKTSLPFVKHLKAWVNDQAILPQDVARDLRAGLNNCYELYAQVEFSSMAERPSLIERNPLISLPLAASDPSNAIVKFYELKDLNDPLRRIEIYNVSLAILRIQHYANLSEGLSYPEAMEDYAHYENFVSWWVPQTTEIAINHARARKLKPALRNHYQKALLLGLLTGKENPVELIDALCLTQKGVGRTEGKNQGRTIKTSPSDLCFYGLEANQKPHSSKKVAEARQAALQGWDDARDAWLSQVAVPELSSGLTSTRALEAEVVTSALREIQKEPLGADVQRAAETARKEIASTIENAQLFENIKNQDDFIALLDEWQMFIEAVRTQYYPSESEQIRNSSWLLGEIEALRVDAEASLNTLLTLNSLVRQKDAFMLWHDISHLDGDYVSRIGNLLAQWQNIQSKISFTLQQINSKGDAPKLKNACTLVEERLKNLAADISASGVNE; from the coding sequence ATGAGCATCATGAATTACTGGCCGTCACTTGAGCATATCGAGCAGTGCATCCGTAACGAAGCCGAAGAGTTGCAGGATGATGTGCTGTTAGCGGTACATGAGCCGATGGTGCTTACCCGTCGTGACGTTAACAACAATCAGGCTGTCTTCAGAGATGAAGACCTGTTTACGCAACTGCTCACCACCGAGCGAGCTATCCCGCTCATCGGCCGTTCAGGGATGGGAAAATCGCATCTGGTACGCTGGCTGGACTGTCGTCTCAAAAGCCATCTGCATGCAAAAGGCGAACTGGCAAAATGGGAAATTGTTCGTATCCCGAAAAACGCCAGCCTGCGACAGGTTCTGCTGCTGATCCTTAAAAATCTGCACGGCGATTTTTTTGATGATGTGCGTAAAAGCGTCGACGATGTGGCTGAACAACACTCCGCTAAAGATCTCGCTGATCTGATGCTGACCATGATGTCTCATCAATTGGAAAGCATGTATAACGAGGCGATGAAGCTCGGTCAGGAATATGAATCGCAAGGGAAAGAGATTCCAACAGAGATCGGCAATCGCCTTGATGCGATTAACGAGGAAGTTAGCAATGGTATTGGTAAACTCATTACCGATCCAAAATTCAAAGAAGACATACTTCAGCCAGGGCATTGCATCTACAGACGAGCCAGTCGCATGAGCGATGGGCTTAAAGACGGCGATGAGGATCACGATAACTACGAACTTGTACCTGACGATCTCTTTTTCCAGAAAAATATCGATGATCTGTCGTCACCTGCCCGAGAGTATATTCGCCATTCCCGCATCGATGAAGAGGGGAATGAGAGAGCCCGTATTCAGGCGGTCAGCGTTCTGAATGAAGCGATGCATGCGGCGTTAAAATCGCTGTTTGCCAAACTCTTTACCTTCAACGGCGGCAACTTCCAAGAGTTGTTCCAGCAAATTCGCAGTGAGTTGCTCGCACAAGATCGCCGCCTGGTGATCCTGGTGGAAGATATGGCAGCCATTTCGGCCATTGAAGACGTGCTGATCGACAGCCTAATCCAAGAAGGTATGCGCGATGGGGTAAAAACGCTCTGCCCGGTGCACTCAGTCATTGCAGTCACCGATAACTATCCGGGCTATAAGCGCCGTCAGGAAACGCTGATGACACGCGCAGGCTATGAGTGGAGCATTGAAAGCACCGATAGAGACAACAATGAAGAGCGGATTGTGTCTCTGTGCGGTCGTTATCTGAATGCGGCACGCCATGGCGCATCAGCCCTGAAGCAGTCGCGGGCAGAAGGTTTGGCCGACTGGCCTCCAATATGGAATGATGACGGAGCGCCGGGATGGTTGGCGGACTTTGGGACGACAGACAAACAGCAGGTTCCGCTGTTCCCGTTTAACCGCAACGCTATCCGGGCGCTGGCAAATAAAAACTGCCGCGACAGCAGCGGCCAACTGGCTTTTAACCCACGAATTGTGATCAACCGTATCCTGCTGGATATTTTACGTGATTGTCGCGTTGAAGCAGAGCACGGGGCATTCCCGCCGCCAAACTTTGCCGGAATAATCACGGATCCTGAAATCCAGCATAAAATCAACCAGCTAACTACCAGCAGGACGAGCAGTGCAGCCTCTCTGGCTGCATTGTGGGGATACGGCAGTCACTCTTGGGAGGAGATTTGCCAGCAATTACCATCAGGTGTCGCCGAGGCCTTTGGTTTGAGCGAGTTAGCCGATAAAATATCTGCTAATAAAGGCAAAAACATAGATAAAAACAAAGACAAAGACAAAGACAAAGACAAAGACAAAGACAAAGACAAAGACAAAGACAAAGACAAAGACAAAGACAAAGACAAAGACAAAGACAAAGACAAAGACAAAGACAAAGACAAAGACATTTTTCCACCGCCACCACCGCCGCCGGCAAAAACGAGTCTGCCTTTTGTTAAACACCTTAAAGCCTGGGTCAACGACCAGGCAATTTTACCTCAGGATGTTGCCCGCGATCTGCGCGCAGGACTTAACAATTGCTATGAACTCTATGCCCAAGTGGAATTTTCCAGTATGGCAGAGCGACCTTCACTGATTGAGCGTAATCCTTTGATTAGCCTGCCACTGGCGGCTTCAGATCCCTCGAACGCCATTGTGAAATTCTATGAACTCAAAGACCTCAACGATCCGCTACGCAGGATAGAGATCTACAACGTGTCGCTGGCGATTTTGCGTATCCAGCATTACGCCAACTTAAGCGAAGGGCTTAGCTACCCTGAAGCTATGGAAGACTATGCCCACTATGAAAACTTTGTCAGTTGGTGGGTGCCGCAGACAACGGAGATTGCAATCAACCATGCCAGGGCGCGGAAACTGAAGCCTGCGCTGCGTAATCATTACCAAAAAGCGCTGCTGCTGGGCCTGTTGACTGGCAAAGAGAATCCGGTGGAGCTCATTGATGCGCTTTGCCTGACGCAGAAAGGCGTCGGTCGAACTGAGGGTAAGAATCAAGGACGAACAATCAAAACAAGCCCATCAGATCTCTGTTTCTACGGACTCGAGGCCAACCAGAAACCACATTCCAGCAAAAAAGTGGCTGAAGCCCGGCAGGCAGCACTTCAGGGGTGGGACGACGCCCGCGACGCATGGCTTTCTCAGGTTGCCGTCCCTGAATTAAGTTCCGGGCTCACCTCAACCCGCGCACTTGAAGCCGAAGTGGTAACCTCCGCGTTGCGAGAAATCCAGAAAGAACCGCTTGGAGCGGATGTGCAGCGTGCGGCAGAGACAGCCCGCAAAGAGATCGCATCAACTATCGAAAATGCACAACTCTTTGAAAATATAAAAAATCAGGATGACTTCATTGCCCTTCTCGATGAGTGGCAGATGTTTATCGAAGCGGTACGCACCCAATATTACCCTTCGGAATCCGAGCAAATCAGAAACTCATCATGGTTGCTGGGTGAAATTGAAGCATTAAGAGTAGACGCAGAGGCCAGCCTGAACACACTGCTCACGCTTAATTCCCTCGTCAGGCAGAAAGATGCCTTCATGCTGTGGCATGACATTTCCCATCTGGATGGTGATTACGTCAGCCGTATCGGTAACCTTCTTGCGCAATGGCAGAATATTCAATCGAAAATCAGCTTTACGCTACAGCAGATAAACAGTAAGGGTGACGCACCGAAACTGAAAAATGCCTGCACGCTAGTTGAAGAGCGGCTGAAAAATCTGGCGGCTGATATCAGCGCCTCTGGAGTGAATGAATGA